In the genome of Pelobacter seleniigenes DSM 18267, one region contains:
- the cbiQ gene encoding cobalt ECF transporter T component CbiQ has protein sequence MAGIDHSLFDLTALDTLAYQDSPVHRLDARAKVLTVLVFVVVVASYDKYAVLVLLPLLLFPVSLLIMARLPIAFLLKRLALVAPFALLVGIFNPFFDQQVQLQLGGLAISGGWLSFLSIILRFTLTIGSVLVLIAVTSFPAICHALGRLGVPWTFVLQLLFLYRYIFVLGAEAERMVRARSLRSFHGRGNGLKVYAALLTQLLWRTLERARRLYRAMLSRCFSGRFRLLSTSRFGPKELLFVVGWSGYFILLRLGSDAAAVRGWLEGVF, from the coding sequence GTGGCCGGAATTGATCACAGCCTGTTTGATTTAACCGCCCTCGATACTCTGGCCTATCAGGACAGCCCGGTTCATCGTCTGGATGCCCGGGCCAAGGTGCTGACCGTGCTGGTGTTTGTGGTGGTGGTGGCGTCCTACGACAAGTATGCCGTGCTGGTGTTACTGCCGCTGTTGTTGTTCCCGGTCTCCCTGCTGATCATGGCCCGGCTGCCGATCGCTTTCTTGCTCAAACGGCTGGCCCTGGTCGCGCCCTTTGCCCTGCTGGTCGGGATCTTCAACCCGTTCTTCGACCAGCAGGTTCAACTGCAGCTCGGCGGGCTGGCGATCAGCGGCGGCTGGCTCTCTTTCCTGTCAATTATCCTGCGCTTTACCCTGACCATCGGCAGCGTGCTGGTGCTGATCGCGGTAACCAGCTTCCCGGCGATCTGCCATGCCCTGGGGCGCCTCGGCGTGCCCTGGACCTTTGTCCTGCAACTGCTGTTTCTGTATCGCTATATCTTTGTCCTCGGCGCGGAAGCCGAACGGATGGTGCGGGCTCGCTCGTTACGCTCTTTTCATGGTCGTGGCAACGGGCTGAAGGTCTATGCCGCGTTGCTTACCCAGCTCTTGTGGCGAACTCTGGAGCGCGCCCGCCGGCTTTACCGGGCCATGCTCAGTCGCTGTTTCAGCGGCCGCTTCCGACTGCTCTCCACGTCCCGTTTCGGACCCAAAGAGCTGCTCTTCGTGGTGGGCTGGAGCGGCTATTTTATCCTCCTGCGGTTGGGGAGCGATGCGGCCGCGGTGCGCGGCTGGCTGGAAGGAGTTTTTTGA
- a CDS encoding energy-coupling factor ABC transporter ATP-binding protein has translation MSHHLVEMKNVCYDYPDGTRALQRISFRITHGESVAVVGANGAGKSTLLQHLNGCLRPAEGEVRIGDFPVTKQTLQDVRRSVGMVFQDPNDQLFMPTVAEDVGFGPLNLGLSPAETEERVESALRQVGALHLKDRPPHHLSGGEKRSVAIATVLAMSPDVLVLDEPSTGLDPQSRRQLIDWLRNYRHTKIIAGHDLDLVLDLCERTLVLAQGRIIADGPTRDIFSDQQLLERSHLEKPLRLQACPVCAGR, from the coding sequence ATGAGCCATCATCTGGTGGAGATGAAGAATGTCTGCTACGACTACCCCGATGGAACCCGGGCTCTGCAGCGGATCAGTTTCCGGATTACCCATGGCGAATCCGTGGCCGTGGTCGGGGCCAACGGGGCTGGCAAGTCGACCCTGCTGCAACACCTGAACGGCTGCCTGCGCCCGGCCGAGGGGGAGGTGAGAATCGGCGATTTTCCGGTCACCAAACAGACCCTGCAGGATGTCCGGCGCAGTGTTGGCATGGTGTTCCAGGATCCCAACGATCAGCTGTTCATGCCGACGGTGGCCGAAGATGTCGGCTTTGGGCCGTTGAATCTGGGTCTTTCTCCGGCTGAAACCGAGGAGCGGGTCGAGAGTGCCTTGCGCCAGGTCGGCGCGCTGCATCTGAAAGACCGGCCGCCCCATCATCTTTCCGGCGGGGAGAAACGTTCGGTCGCCATTGCCACGGTGCTGGCCATGTCACCCGACGTCCTCGTGCTTGACGAGCCCAGCACCGGGCTCGATCCGCAGAGTCGACGGCAGCTGATCGACTGGCTGCGCAACTACCGGCATACCAAGATCATTGCCGGGCATGATCTGGACCTGGTTCTGGACCTTTGTGAACGTACCCTGGTGCTGGCCCAGGGGCGGATTATTGCCGACGGCCCCACCCGCGATATCTTCAGTGATCAGCAGCTGCTGGAACGCAGCCATCTGGAAAAACCGTTGCGGCTGCAGGCCTGCCCGGTCTGCGCCGGCCGTTAA
- a CDS encoding pyridoxamine 5'-phosphate oxidase family protein: MAEHNLAEIFSEHPAGVLSTADGQGNVNAAVFGSARLVGADRIVLGLGDNRTLANLRQNPQAVLLFYTLGRMVFDSRGARLYLQLEELVQSGPLFNETVRDIEAKAGKMAARTITAVVRFKVSAIRPLIDLHSGEA, translated from the coding sequence ATGGCAGAGCACAATCTTGCGGAGATCTTTTCCGAACACCCGGCCGGGGTCCTTTCCACCGCCGACGGCCAGGGCAACGTCAACGCCGCGGTGTTCGGCTCGGCCCGCCTGGTCGGTGCAGACCGCATCGTCCTCGGGCTGGGCGATAACCGGACCCTGGCCAATCTGCGGCAGAATCCGCAGGCAGTGCTGCTTTTTTACACCCTGGGCCGGATGGTCTTTGACAGTCGCGGAGCCCGGCTTTATCTGCAACTGGAGGAGCTGGTGCAGAGCGGCCCTCTGTTCAACGAAACGGTCCGCGATATCGAGGCCAAAGCCGGCAAAATGGCGGCCCGCACCATAACCGCGGTGGTCCGTTTCAAAGTCAGCGCAATCCGCCCGCTCATCGATCTGCACAGCGGCGAAGCCTGA
- a CDS encoding mechanosensitive ion channel family protein has protein sequence MDFWGAQVWDKISYYYKDFVLFKIQDVGITLSHLVVALVAVLLSLLISKILRSMLQKQVFDKMDMDEGLKYALSRFLHYLILILGIYIGLTTVNIPLGAVIGLFAVIGVGIGFGLQNMASNFISGVILLLERPIKIGDRLEVGDVWGDVKRINLRTTLIQTPDHISIIVPNSILLENAVTNYSYGDARLRLRIPVGIAYGSDCDKATALMIEAAQEHDRVLDVPAPKTWFREFGDSSLNFELLCWIPDAARKFDVISDINHQIDRLFRANGIEIPFPQRDLHLRSASTSLRVDATGKDPAGSEPS, from the coding sequence ATGGATTTTTGGGGAGCCCAGGTTTGGGATAAAATCAGTTATTACTACAAGGATTTTGTCCTCTTCAAAATTCAGGACGTCGGTATAACTCTCAGTCACCTGGTGGTCGCTCTGGTGGCGGTCCTCTTGTCCCTGCTTATTTCCAAAATCCTGCGTTCCATGCTGCAGAAGCAGGTTTTCGACAAGATGGACATGGACGAAGGTCTGAAATATGCGCTGTCGCGGTTTTTGCACTATCTGATTCTGATCCTTGGTATCTACATCGGTCTGACCACAGTGAACATTCCCCTTGGTGCGGTGATCGGCTTGTTTGCGGTGATCGGCGTGGGGATCGGTTTTGGGCTACAGAATATGGCCTCCAATTTTATCAGTGGGGTGATTTTGTTGTTGGAACGGCCGATCAAGATCGGGGATCGCCTCGAAGTTGGCGATGTCTGGGGGGATGTCAAACGCATCAACCTGCGGACCACCCTGATTCAGACTCCAGACCATATCTCCATTATCGTCCCCAACTCCATCCTGCTGGAGAATGCGGTTACCAATTATAGTTACGGCGATGCTCGTTTGCGGCTACGAATCCCGGTCGGGATCGCTTATGGCTCGGATTGCGATAAGGCCACGGCACTGATGATCGAAGCAGCTCAAGAGCATGATCGGGTTTTGGACGTACCGGCCCCGAAAACCTGGTTCCGAGAGTTTGGCGATTCTTCCCTTAACTTTGAACTATTGTGCTGGATTCCTGATGCGGCCCGTAAGTTCGACGTCATCAGTGACATAAATCATCAGATCGACAGGTTGTTCCGTGCCAACGGAATCGAGATTCCATTCCCGCAGCGTGATTTGCATCTACGTTCAGCATCGACATCTCTGCGGGTGGACGCAACCGGAAAAGACCCAGCCGGTTCCGAACCATCCTGA
- a CDS encoding TolC family protein, whose translation MLRFLLVIAVCLLPFNGFAQTYTLDQAVRIGLEQNPTFLAAAANSDAAREAAAVAESQKLPRVNLSEKFLWTDEPGSAMFIWLNQERLQVSPSADIYNDPPARHDFETRLQLTQPLYDPDISYGTRRAALRAEAAGAGEQAAREQVAWRIFSAYLEVQRSRAVIDWVNSSVQEAAEIHRLASEKEAAGTGLKADTLTANVRLAESRRLQISADNALILAQRRLALEMGNGEESVDIAGPLRTDLISAPQPQQPSQRPDLQALQLEHQETVEARKQSKAAWYPRLQAGASWATHDRDYPFSDTADSWMVQLQLNWQLFDGFSRRHASARALSEERSAAARQRQAEDQARFDVGQARLDTETARQQLDVSQIGYAAAEESYQLLANRYRNGLTPLAELLTAQSRVEKSRADLVTAKVQLIKSLARQHYLLGTLVTAVLNQEGTAQ comes from the coding sequence ATGCTCAGGTTTTTGCTGGTGATTGCCGTTTGTCTGCTTCCTTTCAACGGCTTTGCGCAAACCTATACCCTTGACCAGGCAGTGCGAATCGGCTTGGAGCAGAATCCCACTTTTTTGGCGGCCGCTGCCAACAGTGACGCTGCCCGGGAGGCTGCCGCGGTGGCGGAATCGCAGAAGCTGCCGCGGGTCAATTTAAGTGAAAAATTTCTCTGGACCGACGAACCCGGCAGCGCCATGTTCATCTGGCTCAATCAGGAGCGGTTGCAGGTGAGTCCGTCGGCCGACATCTATAATGACCCGCCCGCCCGCCATGATTTTGAGACCCGCCTGCAGTTGACCCAGCCGCTCTATGACCCGGATATCTCCTATGGGACCCGCCGTGCCGCGCTCCGTGCGGAAGCTGCCGGAGCAGGGGAGCAGGCGGCCCGGGAACAGGTGGCCTGGCGGATTTTCTCGGCCTATCTCGAAGTCCAGCGCAGCCGGGCGGTCATTGACTGGGTCAACAGTTCCGTGCAGGAAGCGGCGGAAATTCACCGCCTCGCTTCGGAAAAGGAAGCGGCCGGCACCGGGCTTAAAGCCGATACCCTGACCGCCAATGTTCGTCTGGCGGAAAGCCGGCGCTTGCAGATCAGTGCCGATAATGCGCTGATTCTGGCCCAGCGGCGGCTTGCGCTGGAGATGGGCAATGGTGAAGAGAGTGTCGATATCGCCGGACCCCTGCGAACCGATCTGATCAGCGCGCCGCAGCCGCAGCAACCATCGCAGCGCCCCGATCTGCAGGCCCTGCAACTGGAGCATCAGGAGACGGTGGAGGCCCGCAAACAGAGTAAGGCGGCCTGGTATCCGCGGCTGCAGGCCGGTGCCTCCTGGGCGACTCACGACCGGGACTATCCTTTCTCTGACACCGCCGATAGCTGGATGGTGCAGTTGCAACTGAACTGGCAGCTGTTTGACGGCTTCAGCCGTCGCCATGCCAGCGCCCGCGCCCTGTCCGAAGAGCGCAGCGCAGCGGCCCGGCAGCGGCAGGCCGAGGATCAGGCCCGCTTTGATGTCGGCCAGGCCCGGTTGGATACGGAAACCGCCCGCCAGCAACTGGATGTCAGCCAGATCGGTTACGCCGCAGCTGAAGAAAGCTACCAGCTGCTGGCCAATCGCTATCGGAACGGTTTGACTCCGCTGGCGGAGCTGTTGACAGCGCAATCGCGGGTTGAAAAAAGTCGGGCCGATCTGGTTACCGCCAAGGTTCAACTGATCAAAAGCCTGGCCCGGCAGCATTATTTACTCGGTACTTTGGTGACCGCAGTCCTGAATCAGGAAGGAACAGCACAATGA
- a CDS encoding efflux RND transporter periplasmic adaptor subunit: MKTVVTICLLSLLLWGCGDQIEPGRSGHDQTPETLSLPVMTVETSKKYGSEQFVGTLESRDQARLVARSSGKVTNLAVREGNPVKKDQLLLEISDNSASERLRSTQATIEVATRQMESARARLTLAQQTAARYEQLLKAEAVTPQEYDQVSAELSMARQQLAAAEAEIERGKAERDQVLQQNSYNRVLAPFDGLVVSVQVKQGATVLPGTPLMVLDREGERQARVKVPERLLGQITVGTEMAVELPSMERVLAGTVLRVQGGSDPASRSYDVIVELPQGKNLPTGIFARARRTLPAEELVLIPNTAVTMRGQLSGIFLLEGQTLHFRLVRLGRTFGDKVEVLSGLEPGDRIVSAEVERAKDGARVQP, encoded by the coding sequence ATGAAAACTGTTGTGACGATATGTTTACTGTCGCTGCTGCTCTGGGGGTGCGGCGACCAGATTGAACCGGGCCGCAGTGGCCATGACCAGACCCCTGAGACGCTGTCGCTGCCGGTGATGACGGTCGAGACCAGCAAAAAATACGGCTCCGAACAATTCGTCGGGACCCTGGAGAGCCGGGATCAGGCCCGGCTGGTTGCACGTAGCAGCGGGAAGGTGACCAATCTGGCGGTGCGGGAAGGGAATCCCGTGAAAAAAGATCAACTCCTGCTCGAGATCAGCGACAATAGCGCCAGCGAACGGCTGCGTTCGACCCAGGCGACCATTGAGGTCGCCACGCGGCAGATGGAATCGGCCCGGGCCCGGCTGACCCTGGCCCAACAGACCGCGGCCCGCTACGAGCAGTTGCTGAAGGCGGAAGCGGTTACCCCGCAGGAATACGATCAGGTCAGTGCCGAGTTGAGCATGGCCCGCCAGCAGCTGGCGGCCGCCGAAGCCGAGATTGAACGGGGCAAGGCCGAACGCGATCAGGTGCTGCAACAAAACAGTTATAATCGGGTGCTGGCGCCTTTTGACGGGCTGGTGGTCAGCGTGCAGGTCAAACAGGGGGCAACGGTGCTGCCGGGTACTCCGCTGATGGTTCTTGATCGGGAGGGGGAACGTCAGGCCCGGGTCAAGGTTCCCGAACGGCTGCTCGGGCAGATCACGGTCGGTACGGAAATGGCGGTGGAACTGCCGTCCATGGAGCGGGTGCTGGCCGGCACCGTATTGCGGGTGCAGGGGGGGAGTGATCCGGCCAGCCGCAGTTATGATGTCATTGTCGAACTGCCGCAAGGCAAGAATCTGCCGACCGGGATCTTTGCCCGGGCCCGGCGGACCCTGCCGGCTGAAGAACTGGTGCTGATTCCGAATACGGCCGTGACCATGCGCGGTCAGTTGAGCGGGATTTTCCTCCTCGAAGGGCAGACCCTGCATTTTCGTTTGGTGCGTTTGGGCCGCACCTTCGGCGACAAGGTCGAAGTCCTCTCCGGCCTGGAGCCCGGTGACCGGATTGTCAGCGCCGAGGTGGAAAGGGCCAAAGACGGAGCCCGGGTGCAGCCATGA